tttaaattattaactttttaatatacacattttaccatttatataataatacgTGATGATGTATTATCTTGTGCATTTTGGTCGTACTGAAAGATCTCTCTCACCCCATCCACTCTCATTGCACCGTTATCTCAATCCCTCCCAGCTTTTACAGAAAATTCGTCTCCAAAATCTagacctttattttttttatttggccgTGTCTAAGTGCGCAGAGGAAATTCAACCTCTCTCTCTTTTAAGTCCTCCACTAGGGATATACTCTAACCTTTCTTCCGTTTGAACGCAGATTGTTTCTGCGCTGAAAGTGGGCGCAATTTCgtctttatattttgtttttgttttttattgtttaatCTCTGATGATTTTCTTGGAACAGGCGTATATTTTATTGAAAGATGCTTTACAGAAAATGTTTTGGACaaacttttcttttaattaggcatatttaaaagaaaatttaagtAGCAGCATTATCAATTATAAAGTATTTTTAAGTATGTGAAAGTGACTGATCCTTGTTtctccaaattttcaatttttgtcctCCATGGAGCCTTTGTAACTTTGTGCACAGACTACGATTTCAATTTTTCTGTGGTCAACTCCAATCTAGTCTCAGGTGCGACCAGTTCAGATTCTCTTTTTGCTATCTGATCCAAGCAATAGAGAGATGGAGTTGATTGCGTTCATTCAAGTTTTCAACATCATCGTCATCGCCATCGGGACTCTGTTGTACTTGTGCTGCAGATCTTTGACATTTTCCTCTTCTTCGTCTCCTGCGACTGATTCTGCTGTAGCTGATTGTGCTGCTGTTGCTGATGACGAGGATGCTGATATCCCCCTTCGTCGAGAAAAGTACGATGTGTTTATCAGTTTCAGAGGTGAGGACACCCGCCTTGGTATTACCAGCCATCTTCATGCTGCCTTACTTCAGAAGAAAATTGAAACCTACATCGATTACAGACTTCAGAAAGGAGAGGAAATCCGAAGTGCCCTTCTAGAAGCAATCGAGAAATCCACCATTTCGGTGATCATTTTCTCACAAAACTATGCTTCTTCCACATGGTGTTTGGATGAGCTTGAGCATATACTCGAATGCAAGGAAAGATATGGCCAGATGGTCATACCCATATTCTTCGACATCAATCCATCTCATGTACGAAAACAACACGGGAGTTATGCGGATGCATTTGCTCAACTTGAAAAACGTGTCGATAACAGTATCGACAAGGTGCACAAGTGGAGGGATGCTTTGACGACTGCGGCCAATCTATCTGGGTTTGATTATTCAAACAAATCCGGGTAACTAACTTATCCTTTTAACttgtataaaattataaattttctttaaacttatgacaatttgatttgtGCTAAGATTCGGTCAAGCGTATTTAAGACTAACTATTGCTTTTCTACCTAATCATATATATCTCTATGCGCAGGACGGAGGCAGATCTAATTAAGAATGTTGTCGATCGTATTTGGACCAAATTGATTTGTGAATCATCATGTGATTTAGAGGGCCTGGTTGGAATTGAAAGTCGCATTCCGCAAATTGAAGAGCTATTGGGCATTCATTCATCGGATGCTTGCATCACTGTTGGAATTTGGGGCATGGGTGGTATTGGCAAGACCACCCTTGCTGAAACTATATTTCACAAACTCTCTTCTAAATTCGAAGCTTCTTGTTTTGTTAAGAATGTTAGGGAGAAGTCAGAAAAAGCAGATGGACTAGTTCACTTGGAAAAAACACTTCTTAAGGAGATATTAAAGGAAGAAGGTCTATCCATGGGATCAACTTTTGTTCGAGAGAGGCTCAAGTGTACAAAGGTCCTCATCGTTCTTGATGATGTGAGTGATTCAATACAGCTGGAACGTTTAGCTGGCAAGCGTCTTCGGTATGGCACTGGAAGTAGAATCATTATCACAAGTAGAGATAAGAGAACACTTCCTGAAGAGGGTAAGATCTACGAGGTTGAGGGATTAAAACGGGATGATGCTCTTCAGCTCTTCTGTTCTCATGCTTTCAAGAATAAAAGTTCTCCTATAGCAGATTATAAGGAGTTGGCAGAAAAGGCGGTGGACTATGCTGGACGCGTTCCTTTAGCTCTCACAGTTCTGGGATCGTCGTTCTGCAATTGCAAGAGCAAAGAAGAATGGGAAGAGCAATTCAACAAATTGAAACGATTTCCCAGCAAAGATATCCAGAAAGTGTTGAGAACAAGTTATGATGGATTGGAACAAAGTGAGAAGGAGATATTTCTGGATATAGCATGTTTTCATAAAGGGAATGCTTTGTATGAGGTAAAACGAACGTTAGCTTCCTGTGGACGCTTTCCGAAAACCGGAATTGATATTCTCATTAATAGGTGTCTCATATCAATTGATTCAAAGCGGGGTTGGGAAACCATAGAGATGCACGATTTGCTACAAGAAATGGGAAGGCAAACTGTTCAAGAACAAGGTATTAAAGATCCCGGTAAAAGGAGTAGGTTGTTCACTGCTGAGGATATCTATCGTGTATTGAAGAGTAACACGGTAAGCGCCAAATGcattcaaattttttcttttcattttttagaaaataaaaattacaaacttGAGATGATAACAGAACAAAGTAAAACTAATTTATAATAAAGAAGTGAGATTGTTAAAAGATGAATTTGATTGAATATTTATTGTGTTAGGAAGTGTTTGGAATATGAACAAATGTTCGTTTATTTAGACAAGTAGAGGAGGATACAATTATGTTGGATATTTGACTAGACTAAGACTCTTGTACATGATTACCATCGCAAATACTCTTTGTTCCAAATGTGCATtacattttaatatgtttatatTCACATTTAAACTTTCTTCTTATTCTCAGGAAACTCCAAATGTTGAAGCCATACAGGTTAATTGGTATGATCTTCATGAGCGATCATTGAAACATGCAGACTTCAAAAAGATGTCTAACCTAATAATGCTAATTGTGGATGATGGCTTCAAAATCACCGCTCTAGACCTTCCCGATTCCCTTCGTTATCTATACTGGTTTGGATATCCACTGGAATCTT
This genomic interval from Malus domestica chromosome 05, GDT2T_hap1 contains the following:
- the LOC103428738 gene encoding disease resistance protein RPV1-like isoform X1; translated protein: MELIAFIQVFNIIVIAIGTLLYLCCRSLTFSSSSSPATDSAVADCAAVADDEDADIPLRREKYDVFISFRGEDTRLGITSHLHAALLQKKIETYIDYRLQKGEEIRSALLEAIEKSTISVIIFSQNYASSTWCLDELEHILECKERYGQMVIPIFFDINPSHVRKQHGSYADAFAQLEKRVDNSIDKVHKWRDALTTAANLSGFDYSNKSGTEADLIKNVVDRIWTKLICESSCDLEGLVGIESRIPQIEELLGIHSSDACITVGIWGMGGIGKTTLAETIFHKLSSKFEASCFVKNVREKSEKADGLVHLEKTLLKEILKEEGLSMGSTFVRERLKCTKVLIVLDDVSDSIQLERLAGKRLRYGTGSRIIITSRDKRTLPEEGKIYEVEGLKRDDALQLFCSHAFKNKSSPIADYKELAEKAVDYAGRVPLALTVLGSSFCNCKSKEEWEEQFNKLKRFPSKDIQKVLRTSYDGLEQSEKEIFLDIACFHKGNALYEVKRTLASCGRFPKTGIDILINRCLISIDSKRGWETIEMHDLLQEMGRQTVQEQGIKDPGKRSRLFTAEDIYRVLKSNTETPNVEAIQVNWYDLHERSLKHADFKKMSNLIMLIVDDGFKITALDLPDSLRYLYWFGYPLESLPSKFCPENLVELHMPQSKVTKLWKEEQILVNLQVIDMSQSYRLTEVPNLSRSLKIVKIDLRGCTSLVEIPSYFQHLDKLTHLDLEDCTRLKYLLEMPGNIQYLNLGCSGIKELPESVWSNENISYLNLWQCKDLKKLPSSKCKLKNLEILNLHSCSKFEKFPEILEPMEHLKFLSLIQTAVTELPSSICELKYLESLDLTECSRFSKFPEILKPMEHLVYLSLRKTAVEMLPSSIGNLNRLQDLNLSSCYQLKDVPTSIYSLTNLKSLDFYSCRRLEKLPSSSVGFLSLEELDLSFSGILEIPASIKQASRLSILHLSYCEQLQSIPELPVLCNVKAEHCTSLKIVSSSRTALTQGWDKPKYCCRVFTDCPKLDSNSRSNIMDEAHITIMRMATVVPFKYHRWSCNPRPQINIACPGKEIPNWFSYQNEESSVDIELCPDWFRTGLFGFALSVVLSGVSGRWHDYRTVRAEFIVKFMGERHELFSSVYLIPSESRYCHHVHVWNEAFRSEEVGKNCSPDVYKLAKEASVVFRPVDFKDNSRDFEDFEDFGSASPMKVESCGICPLYAEDAEKFKFDHVFMSRAPKVEEETIQDDDSKDGRSGDGASS
- the LOC103428738 gene encoding disease resistance protein RPV1-like isoform X2, which codes for MELIAFIQVFNIIVIAIGTLLYLCCRSLTFSSSSSPATDSAVADCAAVADDEDADIPLRREKYDVFISFRGEDTRLGITSHLHAALLQKKIETYIDYRLQKGEEIRSALLEAIEKSTISVIIFSQNYASSTWCLDELEHILECKERYGQMVIPIFFDINPSHVRKQHGSYADAFAQLEKRVDNSIDKVHKWRDALTTAANLSGFDYSNKSGTEADLIKNVVDRIWTKLICESSCDLEGLVGIESRIPQIEELLGIHSSDACITVGIWGMGGIGKTTLAETIFHKLSSKFEASCFVKNVREKSEKADGLVHLEKTLLKEILKEEGLSMGSTFVRERLKCTKVLIVLDDVSDSIQLERLAGKRLRYGTGSRIIITSRDKRTLPEEGKIYEVEGLKRDDALQLFCSHAFKNKSSPIADYKELAEKAVDYAGRVPLALTVLGSSFCNCKSKEEWEEQFNKLKRFPSKDIQKVLRTSYDGLEQSEKEIFLDIACFHKGNALYEVKRTLASCGRFPKTGIDILINRCLISIDSKRGWETIEMHDLLQEMGRQTVQEQGIKDPGKRSRLFTAEDIYRVLKSNTETPNVEAIQVNWYDLHERSLKHADFKKMSNLIMLIVDDGFKITALDLPDSLRYLYWFGYPLESLPSKFCPENLVELHMPQSKVTKLWKEEQILVNLQVIDMSQSYRLTEVPNLSRSLKIVKIDLRGCTSLVEIPSYFQHLDKLTHLDLEDCTRLKYLLEMPGNIQYLNLGCSGIKELPESVWSNENISYLNLWQCKDLKKLPSSKCKLKNLEILNLHSCSKFEKFPEILEPMEHLKFLSLIQTAVTELPSSICELKYLESLDLTECSRFSKFPEILKPMEHLVYLSLRKTAVEMLPSSIGNLNRLQDLNLSSCYQLKDVPTSIYSLTNLKSLDFYSCRRLEKLPSSSVGFLSLEELDLSFSGILEIPASIKQASRLSILHLSYCEQLQSIPELPVLCNVKAEHCTSLKIVSSSRTALTQD